In Haloarcula halophila, a single window of DNA contains:
- a CDS encoding TrmB family transcriptional regulator, whose protein sequence is MFGDPSDQARSTAVKQLKALGLSTYAARTFVALVSLGEGTAQDVSEVADVPRTRVYDAAEELHDRGLVDVKQSSPKRFWAISTETAGRHFEQEYDNRVTVLTDALDELASATRSTEQQGVWTVTGRDTVTERVVDFISSADAEVAYMSVGELLTDEIAECLSTASDRGVSIRLAEMSQSVEARLEQDVPDAQLFESVWDWSDTPAGRLLMVDRNKTLVSVLVDGNGEHPPEPRDETAIWGTGQTNSLVVVLKALFTWQLDTSRDSRDGQ, encoded by the coding sequence ATGTTCGGCGATCCATCCGACCAAGCACGATCCACAGCCGTCAAACAGCTCAAAGCGCTCGGCCTCAGTACCTACGCCGCCCGGACATTCGTCGCACTCGTCAGTCTGGGTGAAGGGACTGCTCAGGACGTGAGTGAAGTTGCCGATGTCCCCCGAACACGCGTCTACGACGCAGCTGAAGAGCTACATGATCGCGGTCTCGTCGACGTGAAACAGTCTAGTCCCAAGCGATTTTGGGCCATTTCGACGGAGACGGCCGGCCGTCACTTCGAACAGGAATACGACAACCGAGTGACGGTCCTGACAGACGCACTCGACGAGCTTGCATCAGCGACTCGCAGTACTGAACAGCAGGGTGTCTGGACGGTAACCGGCCGGGACACCGTGACCGAACGCGTCGTGGATTTCATCTCGTCCGCTGATGCCGAGGTCGCGTACATGAGTGTCGGGGAGCTGCTGACGGACGAGATCGCTGAATGCCTCTCGACCGCCAGCGACCGTGGGGTCTCGATCCGGCTCGCAGAGATGTCACAATCCGTCGAAGCCCGACTCGAACAGGACGTTCCTGACGCGCAACTGTTCGAATCGGTGTGGGACTGGTCGGATACGCCTGCTGGTCGCCTCCTCATGGTGGACCGGAATAAGACGCTCGTGAGCGTGCTCGTCGACGGCAACGGTGAACACCCACCCGAACCTCGTGACGAAACCGCCATCTGGGGCACGGGCCAGACGAACAGCCTCGTCGTTGTGCTGAAGGCACTGTTCACCTGGCAACTCGACACCAGTCGCGATTCGCGAGATGGGCAATAA
- a CDS encoding TrmB family transcriptional regulator, whose amino-acid sequence MEDVSNQDQAIELLQQLGLKEYEAKSFVALTRRQQGTAKDISETSEVPRTRVYDAIRVLESKGLVETQHSKPQIFRAVSIDEAINTLQSEYAERTESLRSALSGLEPTDDGESTEATHEVWSISGDMGITSRTQQLIEGATEELILVIGHESIFTDQLAEQLQSAQERDVNVIVGTVDEGLQATIQDTLPGVEVFVSGLDWLSRSPLPDDDTEISRLLLADREAILVSSFTETSADGREHEQGVFGRGFDNGLVAITRRLMATGLLSTNDPETEES is encoded by the coding sequence ATGGAAGATGTTTCAAATCAAGACCAAGCGATCGAATTGCTCCAACAACTCGGGCTCAAAGAGTACGAAGCCAAGTCGTTCGTCGCGCTCACACGCCGACAGCAGGGAACGGCCAAAGACATTAGCGAGACCTCCGAGGTGCCACGGACGCGCGTCTACGACGCGATTCGCGTACTGGAATCGAAGGGGCTGGTAGAAACCCAGCACTCGAAGCCGCAGATATTTCGAGCGGTCTCTATCGACGAGGCGATTAACACGCTCCAGTCGGAGTACGCCGAGCGCACCGAGTCACTCCGGAGTGCCCTGAGCGGGCTTGAACCGACCGACGATGGAGAATCGACGGAGGCCACCCACGAGGTGTGGTCCATCTCCGGCGATATGGGCATTACAAGCCGGACACAGCAGTTGATCGAGGGAGCGACAGAGGAGTTGATCCTCGTGATCGGCCACGAGAGTATTTTCACCGACCAGTTGGCCGAACAACTGCAATCGGCTCAGGAACGCGATGTGAACGTCATTGTTGGGACAGTCGATGAAGGCCTCCAGGCCACGATTCAGGATACCCTTCCCGGTGTCGAAGTGTTCGTCTCGGGATTGGACTGGTTGAGTCGGTCACCGCTTCCAGACGACGATACCGAGATCAGTCGGCTGTTACTGGCCGACCGTGAGGCGATTTTGGTGAGTTCGTTCACCGAAACGAGTGCAGACGGTCGTGAGCACGAACAAGGCGTCTTTGGCCGCGGATTCGACAACGGGCTGGTCGCGATCACGCGACGGCTGATGGCGACGGGATTGCTGTCTACAAACGATCCCGAAACTGAGGAGAGTTAG
- a CDS encoding UPF0175 family protein produces MARITGSYPDDLDLLIEGAVEAGVFSGKSDALREFVREYFEDHKSQRIAAAVALYEHERITLGDAARLAAVDRWTMRDILREHGVELRLGLVDEDDATYEAEAASELEFGDEDSSDEESQVNNR; encoded by the coding sequence ATGGCTCGAATCACCGGCTCCTATCCAGACGATCTCGATCTCCTCATCGAGGGCGCTGTTGAGGCTGGTGTGTTCAGTGGCAAGAGCGATGCGTTGCGCGAGTTCGTGCGTGAATACTTCGAGGACCACAAAAGCCAGCGTATTGCAGCTGCAGTCGCCCTCTACGAACACGAGCGAATCACACTCGGTGATGCTGCGAGACTCGCTGCTGTCGATCGGTGGACAATGCGGGATATCCTCCGTGAGCACGGTGTTGAGCTCCGCCTCGGACTCGTTGACGAAGACGACGCAACCTACGAAGCAGAGGCAGCAAGCGAACTCGAATTCGGTGACGAGGACTCGTCTGATGAGGAGTCACAGGTAAATAACAGGTGA